In one window of Mesoplodon densirostris isolate mMesDen1 chromosome 4, mMesDen1 primary haplotype, whole genome shotgun sequence DNA:
- the MLH3 gene encoding DNA mismatch repair protein Mlh3 isoform X2, with translation MIKCLSVEVQARLRSGLAICSLGQCVEELALNSIDAEAKCVAVRVNMETFQVQVIDNGFGMGSDDVDKVGNRYFTSKCDSVQDLENPRFYGFRGEALANIADMASAVEISSKKNKSMKTFVKLFQNGKVLKACEADLTRPSAGTTVTVYNLFYQLPVRRKCMDPRLEFEKVRQRIEALSLMHPSISFSLRNDVSGSMVLQLPKTKDVCSRFCQIYGLGKSQKLKEIDFKYKEFELSGYISSEAHYNKNMQFLFVNKRLVLRTKLHKLIDFLLRKESIICKPKNSSASRQTNSSPRHRSNPELHGIYVINMQCHFCEYDVCLEPAKTLIEFQNWDTVLVCIQEGVKMFLKKEKLFVELSSEDLKEFSEENEFSLFSATLQKQVSSDEKCDQVNFQEACNNILDSCEMFNLQSKAVKRKAPVENISTQNSRDSEAIRKKTNDSFLYTYKSDGPAHSKMESSLQNEDSACSESRILEQETAEASESGANEKHKKSCLELNSSENPCGTSSEMFASPFQTLYHFEGSGEGLEIQKVSTTANGMAANILKNNRIQNQLERFKDATEMGFASPFQTLYHFEGSEEGLEIQKVSTTANGMAANILKNNRIQNQPERFKDATEMGCQPLPVETTLSGAHGAQREEEKRKKEPSNCGRINVFSYGQVKLCSTGFITHVVQNEQTKSTETEHLFKNYVQPGLVSAKEIFGNRTCHSFETPNTKDLTTTLSKEFAQLPNKRLCRTNISYGLENKPIATYKNFAIFQESSKKSHTGCLLPDTSSFSWGRHVSNGSKKTGKLICSAKPIAHKKLSLSSQLGSLEKFKRQYGKVRNPLNTEVEENITLEITTNLNPQVEPDILWKDKNHLDNSGICKITTMKHDDSNSSCQPVSHMFYSEKLPFSKEDSLEEQMPCLRESPITLQELSHFNRKPLDIEKSPESLASKLSRLKGSERETQTMEMTSHFNELPQSDPSRKDSDLSSGLTLDSCKLFQNEHKKTESVNIPMLDSVTQGNPFNKDSETYSNNNTTENSVMSETPLVLPYVHSTVIGKDSDVLIASEQQIGSPDSPSRMLVSHREDSTAGQNGTCCQSEESIARTCSENEESNTCSLDWQQHFDVALGRMVYINKLTGLSTFTAPAEDVRAACTKDLTTIAVDVLLENGSQYRCHPFRSDLVLPFLPRAREERTVMRQNNRATGDGAVGPESLQSLFSEWDNPVFARYPEVAVDVSSGQAESLAVKIHNILYPYRFTKEMIHSMQVLQQVDNKFIACVMSTKTEENGEAGSYEKQQPQGSGRKKLLSSTISPPLEITVTEEQRRLLSCYHKNLEDLGLEIIFPDTSDSLVLVGKVPLCFVEREASELRRGRSTVTKSIVEEFIQEQVELLQTTGGIQGTLPLTVQKVLASQACHGAIKFNDDLSLEESCRLIEALSWCQLPFQCAHGRPSMLPLADIDHLEQDKQVKPNLAKLRRMARAWHLFGKAEGCDTGQSLQASAPPRELP, from the exons ATGATCAAGTGCTTGTCAGTTGAAGTACAAGCCAGGTTGCGTTCTGGTTTGGCTATATGCTCCTTAGGCCAGTGTGTTGAGGAGCTTGCCCTCAATAGTATTGATGCTGAAGCAAAATGTGTGGCTGTCAGGGTAAACATGGAAACCTTCCAAGTTCAGGTGATAGACAATGGATTTGGGATGGGGAGTGATGATGTAGACAAGGTGGGAAATCGTTATTTCACTAGTAAATGCGACTCTGTACAGGACTTGGAGAACCCAAGGTTTTATGGTTTCCGAGGGGAGGCCTTGGCCAATATAGCTGACATGGCCAGTGCTGTGGAAATTTCATCCAAGAAAAACAAGTCAATGAAAACTTTTGTGAAGCTGTTTCAGAATGGAAAAGTCCTGAAAGCTTGTGAAGCTGACTTGACTCGACCAAGTGCTGGGACAACAGTCACCGTATATAACCTGTTTTATCAGTTACCTGTAAGGAGGAAATGCATGGATCCTAGActggagtttgagaaggttaggcaGAGGATAGAAGCTCTCTCACTTATGCAcccttccatttctttctctttgagaAATGATGTTTCTGGTTCCATGGTTCTTCAGCTCCCTAAAACCAAAGACGTATGTTCCCGATTTTGTCAAATTTATGGACTGGGTAAGTcccaaaagttaaaagaaatagattttaaatataaGGAGTTTGAGCTTAGTGGCTATATCAGCTCTGAAGCACATTATAATAAGAATATGCAGTTTTTGTTTGTGAACAAGAGGCTAGTTTTAAGGACAAAGTTGCATAAACTCATTGACTTTTTATTAAGGAAAGAAAGCATTATATGCAAGCCAAAGAACAGCTCTGCCAGTAGGCAAACAAATTCAAGTCCTCGGCATCGGTCTAACCCAGAactccatggtatatatgtaatCAACATGCAGTGCCACTTCTGTGAGTATGACGTGTGCCTGGAGCCAGCAAAAACTCTGATTGAGTTTCAGAACTGGGATACTGTTTTGGTTTGTATTCAGGAAGgagtaaaaatgtttttaaagaaagaaaaattatttgtggAATTATCAAGTGAAGACCTTAAGGAATTTagtgaagaaaatgagtttaGTTTATTTAGTGCCACTCTTCAGAAGCAAGTGTCCTCTGATGAGAAGTGTGACCAGGTCAATTTCCAAGAAGCatgtaataatattttggatTCCTGTGAAATGTTTAATTTGCAATCAAAAGCCGTGAAAAGAAAAGCTCCTGTAGAAAACATAAGCACACAGAATTCTAGGGATTCGGAAGCtatcagaaaaaagacaaatgattcaTTTTTGTACACTTACAAATCCGATGGGCCAGCCCATAGTAAAATGGAGTCATCTTTACAAAACGAAGATAGCGCTTGCTCAGAGTCAAGGATCTTAGAACAAGAGACAGCTGAAGCATCAGAATCAGGAGCAAATGAGAAACATAAAAAATCTTGCTTGGAACTTAACTCTTCAGAAAATCCATGTGGAACCAGTTCAGAAATGTTTGCAAGCCCTTTTCAGACACTTTATCACTTTGAGGGGAGTGGAGAAGGTCTAGAAATACAGAAAGTAAGTACTACTGCTAATGGCATGGCTGCCAACATCCTGAAAAATAACAGAATTCAGAATCAACTAGAGAGATTTAAAGACGCTACTGAAATGGGATTTGCAAGCCCTTTTCAGACACTTTATCACTTTGAGGGGAGTGAAGAAGGTCTAGAAATACAGAAAGTAAGTACTACTGCTAATGGCATGGCTGCCAACATcctgaaaaataatagaattcaGAATCAACCAGAGAGATTTAAAGATGCTACTGAAATGGGATGCCAACCTCTGCCTGTTGAGACAACATTATCGGGAGCACATGGTGctcagagagaagaagagaaaagaaaaaaagaacctagtAATTGTGGAAGAATAAATGTTTTTAGTTATGGGCAAGTTAAATTATGTTCCACTGGTTTCATAACTCATGTGGTACAAAATGAGCAAACTAAATCAACTGAAAcagaacatttatttaaaaattatgttcaacCTGGTCTTGTGAGTGCCaaggaaatatttggaaatagaaCATGCCATTCATTTGAGACTCCAAACACCAAAGATTTAACCACCACTTTAAGTAAAGAATTTGCTCAACTGCCCAACAAAAGATTGTGCAGAACAAATATAAGTTATGGGCTAGAGAACAAACCTATAGCAACTTATAAAAATTTTGCTATTTTTCAGGAAAGTAGTAAAAAATCGCACACAGGTTGCTTACTACCTGACACATCCTCTTTCTCTTGGGGTAGACATGTTTCAAATGGTAGTAAGAAAACAGGTAAGTTGATTTGTTCTGCCAAACCCATAGCTCATAAGAAGCTAAGCTTAAGTTCACAATTAGGATCTTTAGAGAAGTTTAAGAGGCAATATGGGAAGGTTAGAAATCCTCTGAATACAGAAGTGGAGGAAAATATCACTTTAGAAATCACTACCAATCTCAATCCTCAGGTTGAACCTGACATTCTgtggaaagacaaaaaccactTAGACAACTCTGGTATTTGTAAAATCACTACTATGAAACATGATGATTCAAATAGTAGCTGTCAACCAGTAAGTCACATGTTTTATTCAGAAAAGTTACCATTCTCCAAGGAAGACAGTTTGGAAGAACAGATGCCTTGCTTAAGAGAAAGCCCTATAACTCTACAGGAGTTATCTCATTTTAACAGAAAGCCTTTGGATATTGAGAAGTCACCTGAATCACTAGCCTCTAAATTATCCAGATTGAAAGGCTCCGAAAGAGAGACTCAAACAATGGAGATGACGAGTCATTTTAATGAACTTCCACAATCAGATCCCAGTAGGAAAGACAGTGACTTGTCCAGTGGGTTAACCCTAGATTCTTGTAAGTTATTTCAAAACGagcataaaaaaacagaaagtgtCAACATCCCAATGTTGGACTCTGTCACACAGGGTAATCCCTTCAATAAAGACAGTGAAACATATTCTAACAACAATACAACAGAGAACTCTGTGATGTCAGAAACTCCTTTAGTACTACCCTATGTTCATTCTACAGTTATCGGTAAGGATTCAGATGTTCTTATAGCTTCAGAACAACAGATCGGAAGTCCTGACTCTCCGAGTAGAATGTTAGTGAGTCACAGAGAAGATTCCACAGCTGGCCAAAATGGAACTTGTTGTCAGAGTGAGGAATCTATAGCAAGAACTTGTTCTGAAAATGAAGAGTCCAACACATGTTCTTTGGATTGGCAGCAGCATTTTGATGTAGCCCTGGGAAGAATGGTTTACATCAACAAGCTAACAGGACTTAGCACATTCACTGCTCCTGCTGAGGACGTTCGGGCTGCTTGTACTAAAGACCTGACAACTATAGCTGTGGATGTTCTACTTGAGAATG gaTCTCAGTACAGGTGCCATCCTTTTAGAAGCGACcttgttcttcctttccttcctagaGCCCGGGAAGAGAGGACTGTGATGAGACAGAATAACAGAG CTACTGGGGACGGTGCTGTTGGTCCCGAATCGCTTCAGTCTTTGTTCTCAGAATGGGACAACCCAGTATTTGCCCGTTATCCAGAG GTTGCTGTTGACGTTAGCAGCGGCCAGGCTGAGAGCCTAGCAGTTAAAATTCACAACATCTTGTATCCTTATCGTTTCACCAAAGAAATGATTCACTCGATGCAG GTTCTCCAGCAAGTGGATAACAAGTTTATTGCCTGTGTAATGAGCACTAAGACTGAAGAGAATGGCGAGGCAG GTTCCTATGAGAAGCAACAGCCACAAGGCTCTGGTCGAAAAAAATTACTGTCTTCCACTATAAGTCCTCCACTAGAGATAACAGTGACAGAGGAACAAAGGAGACTCTTATC GTGTTACCACAAAAATCTGGAAGATCTGGGCCTTGAAATTATATTTCCAGACACTAGTGATTCTCTGGTCCTTGTAGGAAAAGTACCACTCTGTTTTGTGGAAAGAGAAGCCAGTGAACTTCGAAGAGGGAGATCTACTGTGACCAAGAGCATTGTGGAG